One Rhinolophus sinicus isolate RSC01 linkage group LG06, ASM3656204v1, whole genome shotgun sequence DNA window includes the following coding sequences:
- the LOC109436973 gene encoding olfactory receptor 51G2, translating into MFACNTSSSGHSTFLLTGFPGLEASHHWVSIPINLICVVSIMGNSIILFLIRTDPALHEPMYIFLSMLASSDLCLCASTFPTMVQLFWLGARELPFDLCAAQMFFIHAFTYVESGVLLAMAFDRFVAIRDPLHYATILTHSAMAKVGAAILVRAVLLNLPGPILLRRLLFPQISVLSHCYCLHCDLVGLACSDTQINSLVGLVSILLSLGLDSFLIMLSYALILRTVLGIASPGERLKALNTCVSHLCIVLIFYLPKLGLSVLHRVEKHSYPALAVLMANMHFLVPPFMNPIVYCIKSKQIRQGLLKSFQQKRVDVS; encoded by the coding sequence ATGTTCGCCTGTAACACCAGCTCTTCTGGTCATTCTACCTTCCTCCTGACTGGCTTTCCAGGCCTGGAAGCTTCTCATCATTGGGTTTCCATCCCCATCAACCTCATCTGTGTGGTTTCCATCATGGGTAACAGTATCATCCTCTTCTTGATCCGCACAGATCCAGCCTTGCATGAACCCATGTACATCTTCCTGTCCATGTTGGCATCCTCCGATCTGTGCCTCTGTGCCTCCACCTTCCCAACTATGGTGCAGCTCTTCTGGCTGGGTGCTCGTGAGCTGCCCTTTGATCTCTGTGCAGCACAGATGTTCTTCATCCATGCCTTTACCTACGTGGAATCTGGTGTGCTGCTAGCCATGGCCTTTGATCGCTTTGTTGCCATCCGGGACCCTCTGCACTATGCCACAATTCTGACCCACTCAGCTATGGCCAAAGTGGGGGCTGCCATCCTGGTGAGGGCTGTCCTGCTCAACCTCCCGGGACCTATCCTCCTGCGGCGGCTGCTCTTTCCCCAGATCAGTGTCCTCTCTCACTGCTACTGCCTGCATTGTGATCTCGTGGGACTGGCCTGTTCAGACACTCAGATCAACAGCTTGGTAGGCCTGGTCTCCATCCTCCTCTCATTGGGCCTTGACTCCTTCCTGATCATGCTCTCATACGCCCTGATTCTACGGACTGTGCTGGGCATTGCATCACCTGGGGAACGGCTCAAAGCTCTCAACACATGTGTCTCACACCTCTGCATTGTTCTCATCTTTTATTTGCCCAAACTGGGGCTGTCTGTGCTGCACCGAGTAGAGAAGCACAGCTACCCTGCTCTGGCAGTGCTCATGGCCAACATGCACTTTTTGGTCCCGCCCTTCATGAACCCCATTGTCTACTGCATCAAGTCTAAGCAGATCCGTCAGGGCCTCCTAAAGAGCTTCCAGCAGAAAAGGGTTGATGTTTCCTAG
- the LOC109436969 gene encoding olfactory receptor 52P1 yields the protein MQFTNRSHQNPNSFLLMGIPGLEASHFWIAFPFCSMYALAVLGNMAVLLVVHSESALHQPMYLFLCMLSIIDLVLCTSIVPKLLALFWTNATEIAFEACAAQMFFIHGFSAVESGVLLAMAFDRYLAICRPLHYGSLLPPEAVGKLGAAAVFRGLGLMTPLTCLLARLRYCDRVVAHSYCEHMAVVKLACGGTQPNNIYGITTATLVVGTDSICIAVSYALILRAVLGLSSKEARIKTFGTCGSHLGVILLFYTPGLFSFYTQRFGQHVPQHIHILLADLYLVVPPMLNPIIYGMKTKQIRDGALRLLKQGSAQS from the coding sequence ATGCAATTCACAAACCGCAGCCATCAAAACCCAAACTCCTTCCTGCTCATGGGAATTCCTGGCCTGGAGGCATCCCACTTTTGGATTGCATTTCCCTTCTGCTCCATGTATGCCCTGGCAGTGCTCGGCAACATGGCGGTGCTCCTGGTGGTGCATTCAGAGTCTGCACTGCACCAGCCCATGTACCTGTTTCTATGCATGCTGTCCATCATTGACCTAGTGCTTTGTACTTCGATTGTACCCAAGCTCCTTGCACTCTTTTGGACAAATGCTACTGAGATTGCCTTTGAAGCCTGTGCTGCTCAGATGTTTTTTATCCATGGCTTCTCAGCTGTAGAATCTGGTGTCCTGCTAGCAATGGCCTTTGACCGCTACTTGGCCATCTGCCGACCACTGCACTATGGGTCATTGCTGCCCCCGGAGGCTGTGGGCAAGCTGGGGGCTGCAGCTGTGTTTCGTGGCTTGGGGCTCATGACACCACTCACCTGCTTACTGGCAAGGCTGAGGTACTGTGACCGAGTGGTGGCCCACTCCTACTGTGAGCACATGGCGGTGGTAAAGCTAGCTTGTGGGGGCACACAGCCAAACAACATCTATGGCATCACCACTGCCACACTGGTGGTGGGGACTGACTCCATCTGCATCGCTGTCTCCTATGCACTCATCCTCCGGGCTGTGCTAGGCCTCTCTTCTAAGGAGGCAAGGATTAAGACTTTTGGCACCTGTGGCTCCCACCTGGGTGTCATCCTTCTCTTCTATACACCAGGACTGTTCTCATTCTACACGCAGCGCTTTGGCCAGCATGTACCTCAGCACATTCATATCCTCCTGGCTGATCTCTACCTTGTTGTGCCACCCATGCTCAACCCCATCATCTATGGCATGAAGACCAAGCAGATCCGGGATGGGGCCCTCCGACTGCTGAAGCAGGGCTCTGCTCAGTCATGA
- the LOC109436964 gene encoding olfactory receptor 52K1 encodes MSTSNITSTQPVAFLLMGIPGLEHLHIWISIPFCSAYTLALLGNCTLLFIIQADAALHEPMYLFLAMLAAIDLVLSSTTLPKMLAIFWFRDQEINFYACLVQMFFLHSFSIMESAVLLAMAFDRYVAVCKPLHYTKILTGSLITKIGTAAVTRAVALMTPLPFLLKRFHYCRGPVIAHCYCEHMAVVRLACGDTRFNNIYGIAVAMFIVVLDLLFVILSYIFILQAVLQLASQEARYKAFGTCVSHIGAILAFYTPVVISSVMHRVARRAAPHVHILFANFYLLFPPMINPIIYGVKTKQIRERVLRLFLRKDV; translated from the coding sequence ATGTCAACCTCCAATATCACCTCAACTCAGCCAGTAGCCTTCTTGTTGATGGGGATCCCAGGCCTGGAGCACCTACATATCTGGATCTCCATTCCCTTCTGCTCAGCCTATACTTTGGCCCTGCTTGGCAACTGCACTCTCCTCTTCATTATCCAGGCTGATGCAGCTCTCCATGAGCCCATGTACCTCTTTCTGGCCATGTTGGCAGCTATTGACCTAGTCCTTTCCTCTACAACACTTCCCAAAATGCTGGCCATTTTTTGGTTCAGAGATCAGGAGATCAACTTCTATGCCTGTCTGGTCCAGATGTTTTTTCTCCACTCCTTCTCCATCATGGAGTCAGCAGTGCTGCTGGCCATGGCCTTTGACCGCTAtgtggccgtctgcaagccacTGCACTACACCAAGATCCTAACTGGATCCCTTATCACCAAAATCGGTACAGCTGCTGTGACTCGGGCTGTGGCATTAATGACTCCACTCCCCTTTCTGCTCAAACGCTTCCACTACTGCCGAGGCCCTGTTATTGCTCATTGCTACTGTGAGCACATGGCTGTGGTAAGGCTGGCCTGTGGGGACACTCGATTCAACAATATCTATGGCATTGCTGTGGCCATGTTTATAGTGGTGTTGGACCTGCTCTTTGTTATCCTGTCTTATATCTTCATCCTTCAGGCAGTTCTACAGCTTGCCTCTCAGGAGGCCCGCTACAAGGCCTTTGGGACATGTGTGTCTCACATAGGTGCCATTTTAGCCTTCTACACACCTGTAGTCATCTCCTCAGTCATGCACCGTGTAGCTCGCCGGGCTGCCCCCCATGTGCACATTCTCTTTGCCAATTTCTATCTGCTTTTTCCACCCATGATTAATCCTATTATCTATGGGGTGAAGACCAAACAGATTCGTGAGCGAGTCTTAAGACTATTCCTGAGAAAGGatgtgtaa